One Procambarus clarkii isolate CNS0578487 chromosome 47, FALCON_Pclarkii_2.0, whole genome shotgun sequence genomic window, cTAACTCTTGTGGCTGCCTTCTAAGAAAAATAATGTCAGTCTGTAACTGATTATTTTTTGTCGTGTTTGTGACTTTAGAACGACTTCTTTTTTCCCCAGTCCTTCCCGATATTGTTTTGATGTACACACGTTGTGGCTAGTGTGGACGGTCCACCATCTTGGTGCCTGGCTTCAACTGCTGGGTAACTGGGATCTGAAATTCACGTTCTGCGTCGCTGTTTTTAGTATTAATGTAGTTGTTTTTCCTCTTATTTTTCCTGTATTCTAcgattctctccctctctctcacgtaAACGTTCAAAGCAACAGTTCACAGTGTCACTTAGTGCCAGACAACCAGGCTGTGGCACGCAACACGCACTCGTTCGGTGGCACCGTTCAGTGCCACCTAAATGAAGCTAACATACTTAAATATccctaggtctagtatagcacatatatatactatattaggcctcagatatcgtgtattaagcCTAaagaggttaggataggttacttTAATTTGTCTTTggcaacataaatagaaaatagttttcctgtttgtccaactcaatagtgccgatATCTACGTTCTaatttgatgaccagaccacacactagaaggtgaagggacgacgacgtttcgattcgtcctggaccattctcaagtcgatagacttgatggacggaccgaaacgtcggacggactgaaacgttcgtccttcaccttctagtgtgtggtctggtcaacattctttagccacgttattgtgacatcgCCTGTACGTTCTAATATCGTTGTAGGTCGGTATATATACACTACGGTCCTCATCGTTATGTATAAGTActatataagtactaccaaaacaaagtactataagtactaccaagacAAGAGGGTGGGCTGATATTTCTACAAAGAAAACCTCTTTTGTCTTGATTTCGACTTATATATATCTCATGAAAAACAAAATAACACGGGATTTGTTGCATCTATAATATTGCCATTCTTTCAGGGGTCAGATCACATACGAGACGCAGAGACCTCCAGGGTATGTAACCTGTTCCGTACTGTACCTCACGGAACACCGTGGTGTTCCGTGCTGTGGAACTGAGCGCAGTGTTCCATGCTGAGGAACTGAGCGCAGTGTTCCATGCTGAGGAACTGAGCTCAGTGTTCCATGCTGGAGGAACTGAGCTCAGTGTTCCATGCTGAGGAACTGAACGCAGTGTTCCATGCTGGAGGAACTGAGCGCAGTGTTCCATGCTGGAGGAACTGAGCGCAGTGTTCCATGCTGTGGAACTGAGCGCAGTGTTCCATGCTGAGGAACTGAGCGCAGTGTTCCATGCTGAGGAACTGAGCTCAGTGTTCCATGCTGGAGGAACTGAGCTCAGTGTTCCATGCTGAGGAACTGAACGCAGTGTTCCATGCTGGAGGAACTGAGCGCAGTGTTCCATGCTGGAGGAACTGAGCGCAGTGTTCCATGCTGTGGAACTGAGCGCAGTGTTCCATGCTGAGGAACTGAACGCAGTGTTCCATGCTGAGGAACTGAACGCAGTGTTCCATGCTGGAGGAACTGAACGCAGTGTTCCATGCTGAGGAACTGAACGCAGTGTTCCATGCTGAGGAACTGAACGCAGTGTTCCATGCTGAGGAACTGAACGCAGTGTTCCATGCTGAGGAACTGAGCACAGTGCTCAATATGCTCAGTGTTCTTTCGCCcaaacacttgggctggacgacaGAGCGACGatctctcttcatgcaggtcggcgttcaatccccgaccgtccaattggtggagcaccattcctttcccccgtcccatcccaaatccttatcctgaccccccttccaagtgACAGTCTTATTGGCCTAGCACTTTCTCCTACCAATTAATTACCTTACCTCCCAGCTGAGCCTCACAACACCACAAAGCCTCACAACACCACAAAGCCTCACAACACCACAaagactcacaacaccacaaagactcacaacaccacaaagactcacaacaccacaaagactcacaacaccacaaagactcacaacaccacaaagactcacaacaccacaaagactcacaacaccacaaagcctcacaacaccacaaagactcacaacaccacaaagACTCATAAAGTTAAAAGCCATTCTGAGCGCtctctaaaaaaaaattctatctgAAAATTTTAATGTGTAAgattaaacgtcatgttaaatccTGATCCGTATTTGTCTTGCGTGTCTCAAACTTTTCTCATGGCGGGTCTGCTGGCAGCCGTCACGGTGGGACCGTCTGCGTGCTGTCTGCGTGCTGTCTGTATGCAGGTATTCTGCTTGTTATCTGCTTATTGTCTACAGAGTGCCTGCGTGTTGTCTGCGGGTTGTCTGCGGGTTATCTGCGGGTTGTCTGCGTGTTGTCTGTATGCAGGTATTCTGCTTGTTATCTGCTTATTGTCTACAGATTGCCTGCGTGTTGTCTGCGTGTTGTCTGCGGGTTGTCTGCGGGTTGTCTGCGTGTTGTCTGCGGGTTGTCTGCGTGTTGTCTGCGGGTTGTCTGCGGGTTGTCTGCGGGTTGTCTGCGGGTTGTCTGCGGGTTGTCTGCGAGTTGTCTGCAAGTTGTCTGCAAGTTGTCTGCGGGTTGTCTGCGGGTTGTCTGCAAGTTGTCTGCGGGTTGTCTGCGGGTTGTCTGCGGGTTGTCTGCGGGTTGTCTGCGTGTTGTCTGCGTGTTGTCTGCGTGTTGTCTGCAAGTTGTCTGCAAGTTGTCTGCGGGATGTCTGCGGGTTGTCTGCGGGTTGTCTGCGGGTTGTCTGCGGGTTGTCTGCGGGTTGTCTGCGTGTTGTCTGCGTGTTGTCTGCGTGTTGTCTGCAAGTTGTCTGCAAGTTGTCTGCGGGATGTCTGCGGGTTGTCTGCGGGTTGTCTGCGGGTTGTCTGCGGGTTGTCTGCAGGTTGTTGTTGTCCTGGACATTGTTAGTAAGAGTCTGATGGATCAAAGTCCACGCTAACATATATTCCCTCTCGTTCTTCTCGTTGCCTCTCCTGTCCCTTTACTATCccttcctatccctcctccctcttcaccctctctcccccttccaccTATTCTCTTACCT contains:
- the LOC138350831 gene encoding salivary glue protein Sgs-3-like, which gives rise to MLAWTLIHQTLTNNVQDNNNLQTTRRQPADNPQTTRRHPADNLQTTCRQHADNTQTTRRQPADNPQTTRRQPADNPQTSRRQLADNLQTTRRQHADNTQTTRRQPADNPQTTRRQLADNPQTTRRQLADNLQTTRRQPADNPQTTRRQPADNPQTTRRQPADNTQTTRRQPADNTQTTRRQSVDNKQITSRIPAYRQHADNPQITRRQPADNTQALCRQ